The segment TCAAGATGGCTTTCTTTGGAGCGTCGAAAAGACTCAAGGTCCTCGGCGGCTTGATACTCAAGATGCTGCCGACCGTGAAGAAATCCAAGTTCTTCGATACGGAGGAGCAGGCCCGGGCGTGGCTCCTAAATGAATAACAGGAGTAGATCATGAAAGAGATAATCACCTTTGAACCTCCCGATACCTTAGTTATATACTTACGCGTCAAACCGCCTGCTGAAGATATAAAAGATATGTTCGTAAAATGGGCTGAGTACATAAAACCCGAACAGAAGTGTAAAGTGATGGTAGACGCCTCAACCCTCGAAGATCTCCTGCCCAAGACTCGTGAAGCCTTGCGTGATGGAGGTGCCAAATTCCGTATTTCCAGATTGGCGGTTTTCGGCGCTTCAACAAAGATGCGCGTTATGGGCGGGTTAATAATCAAGATGCTGCCGTTTGTCGATCATTCGACGTTCGTGAAAACCGAAGAAGAAGCCCGCGAATGGCTGGCTAAATAAAAATTAGAAAGGAATAGCTGAAATGAGCCCGGGGAAAAAAATAGAGATACAAGCCGAAAGGGTCGAACGGATGATTGGAGTTCTTGCCGCCCTCACGACTGGCGACTACGAAGTGGCATTCGATGTAGACGAAAAAGCCGAGGATGAATTCACTCAGGTAGAGTACTCGATTAATTTCCTTATAGAGCAGCTTGCATACGAGCGAGGCGAAAACGAGCAAAAGCAGCAGGCTCTCGAAGAGCAGCTTGGTCTTGTTAAACAGCAGCAGCTTGCGATACTCGAGCTTTCCACGCCCAACATCAAGGTGTGGGATGGCGTGCTGGTTATTCCCATCATAGGCACGCTCGATACGAGGCGCTCCCAGCGCCTTACGGAAGAGCTGTTGACAAAACTCGGAACGACCCAGTCAAGGGTGGCGATAATAGACATCACGGGCGTACCCACCGTGGATTCAGCCGTAGCCAACCACATTCTTAAAACGGTCTCGGCGGTAGAACTCCTGGGCGCCAAGTGCGTTATAACAGGCATTCGTCCCGAAGTTGCGCAGACCATCGTTCACCTGGGCGTCGATCTTTCATCGGTGGAAACACTGTCCAATCTCGCTGAAGGCTTGAAATGGACGCTTGCTCATCTCAACCTGGAAATAAAAAACAAAAGCGCCAGGGATTCGAGATAACCGTACCAGTGGAGGATGGTCGCATTCCAGTCTCTTTTTATAGAGACGTGTAAGTTGTTTATTGTTTAAATAAAGCTATACGCTTATGGATAAGTTTATCTTAGCTTTTATAATACGAAGGGTTGTAATCAGAAAAAAAATAGCTATAATAACTATTGGATAAACGGATTTCTAAAGGAGAGCGTAATGATTCCTAAAACCTGGTTTGACGAAGAGAACAAGGTCTTAAGGATCAGGTTTTTTGAACAATGGACTGAGGATGATATCCCTGAGTTCTTTTCTCTAATAAATCGCTTGCTTGAAGGCAGGAAGAAGCGATACGTTCTGGTCGACTTGTCTGACGCGGCGCCGCAGCATTACAGCAAGGAATTCAGAAGGGTTTTTGCCGAAAATATGGGCTTGCTTAGTTTTCAAAAAGCGGCCGTTCTCGGCGCGAACCCTGCGCTTAGAATAATGGCAGGAGTGCTCCTTAATATAATGAAAGGAATTAAGATATTCGAGATCCGTTACTTCAGTAATACATTCGACGCCCTTGAATGGCTTAAAAAATAATCTCCTTTAATTCTTAAGACCCGCCCGTTGTTGACATCGTAGTATTACGGAGTATATTATTATATAGTATGGACCGTAGGGTCATTGGTTAATCGTTAATCTTCTCTGGAGTCAGGCATGAAACATGAAGTATGGTTCGATAAGGAACACAATGTCCTGCGGGAGAAGTTTCTAGGAGGATTCACCGAGGAAGATGTTCCCGAGTATCTTTCCCGGATGAGAGCGGTATACAACAAAAGCGGCGACCAGTGCCGCGTTATTGTCGATTTGTCCCAGGCTTCACAGCCTTTCTACAACAAAAGAACGCGCGAGCTCTTGATACAAGGCTCGGCAAAGCAGAGATACGTTGAGGAAAGAGTCGCGATGGTCAACGCCAAGCCCGACATAAGGATGCTCATAAAGGTTCTTGTCGCCGGAATGAAGCACAAGGGAAAGGATATAGAGGCGCGGTTCTTCGACTCCGAGGATGAGGCGCTCAACTGGTTAAATAATAATAACGGACACTAAACACCCGCAAAACGAATCTCCGCTGCAGCGGGAGAGGGTGTATTCTAGCTACTTTTCGCCCTGTAGAAGAAGTTCCTTGCCGATGTTGCGGAAGCCTGTCACTACGTATTCAAAAGCCGAAACCGATTTCTTGAACGCTTCGCTCGACTGAGCCGAGAGCGAGATAACCGCCACGTTCGTCCCTATCATAATGTATGCCGTGCGTTCGTAGTTCGGGTACGAGCTTTGTGCAGGCGCAAAGCCCCGCACTATCGCAATTAAACTGTCAGCGGTCATAAGGTTCTTCTCTTCGGTAATCGATACGCCGGGAAAGTCCTTCTTGAGCTTTTCGATATCGCCTGTAAGCCAGGCGTTTACGGATTTTCCCTCAAGAGGGAAAGCGTTTGCGTAAATTATCACGTCGGTGGTTGCAAGCTCGGTTCCCGCAGGATACATGACCGCGCGCGCGCCTATTGCCGTTGCAAGCTCGGTGTCGAATATCCATTCCTTGGGCGCGCCGAGCGCGAACGAGAAGCCGGGACCGAAGATGATTCCGCCCGCGCCCTCGCGTTCGTCCTTGTTCTGGGCAGAGACCAACGCGAAAGCGCCCGCTAAAGCGATTAACGCCAGCAATCTTTTCATGGGTTATGCTATGCCTGGGTCGCGCAAAGTCAATAGCTGCATGGGCGGCCGTGGCGTTTTCGGGATGGAGCCTTGATTAATACGATTGCTTCGTCCTCCCGAGGAGGCCTCGCAATGACGTTTTTTGATTTTGGGTAGTCATTGCGAGTTAGTCCCGGAGGGGCGTAGGCTGAACTAGCGCCGGAGGCGTATGAGTTCAGCAAGCCGCCTCTGGCGGCACGAAGCTAATCGCCTAAATCTATTGCAAGTCGCATTTAACCATAACTAAGGATTGACAAAAGGGGGGAGGAGGGATAAGATATAGGCATGGCTCGAAAAGGAAAAAAGGGGCTTCCAATCTGGGCACAGATAATTCTACCTCTGTTTACCGCGATTTTAGGGGTTGTGATTGGATGGTTGTTGGATATACCAACGAAAACTTTTCAAAAAAGGATTCAACAAGCAAATAACGATATGCAGAGGGCACAACTCATTATGGAAATAATAGACAAATCTGATTCACAATACTATCCCTTCCTCGATTCTCTTATTATGAAAATTGATGACACAGACACAAAAGTTGCATTGACTAGGTTTGTCGAAACCAGAAAAGAATTACCCACTCAAGTCAGGGAAAAAATTGAAACAAGTTCACAAAACAAAAAAAATGAAAAGTCACAAATTATACAAGCTGATACTGTAAAGAAGGGAATACAAAAACCTTTCGACTCGACGTGTGCAATAGTATATTTAAAGGGGGATTTGATTGCTAAAAAAAGTGCTGATAGTATTCAGTACTGTCTTTTAAATTGTAAAAGGGTCAGCCGTTACCGACACCATCCATTCAAGTATTACCCAATAAAGGATCTTGATACAATCTGGTTTGATGATTACCCCCTTCTTGCAAAAAATGCCTCTACTATAAAAAAGGAGATTCAAGTTTTCTACTGGTTTCCAGAGGATTCCTTTTTCTCGTGGTTTCCTTATTTTTATTTAAAGGAAAGCAGATTTGGAGCAAAATACAAAGAAGATCGCAACGGTTTAATAGTCAACGATGGATTAGGTGGTTACAAATGTCTCGGAGATTCTATTCTTTCGGATATTCAGGTTCCGTTAAGAGATCCTTGTGCAGAATCTCTTGGTAACTGTGCAATAATCATTCCACCATCCTCTTATACAGAGGCAGTTCGCGAAAGTCTTTTTTGGGAGAGGAACCGTTAAAGGCCTTCACCGCCCCCTCTAACGCTCCTCTGGAGCGTACCCCTCACATCAAGGAGGGGGACCCCACAGCATTCGTCATTGCGAGGAGTAACGCCGGAGGCGTTAGGACGTGGCTCCGAAGGGTGAGCGCAGAGAACCATCTCCCGGCAGAAAGTCAAAAAACACGGGTGATTGCCACATGTTCAGAAATAGTGCCAGGAGATCGCCACGGTCGCAGCTGCGGAAGCTCAGCCACCGCAGGTGGGTAGCTTCCGCCCATGCGGCTTCCAGCCGCTCCCTCGCGATGACTAAGAAAGAAAGTGGTGGCTAAAAGATAAGGCAATGCAATACTACGTCTACATCATGACCAATAACTACCGCAATGTTTTCTATACAGGAGTGACTAATAATCTTATCCGTAGAGTCTATGAACACAAGGAAAAACTCGTGGAAGGCTTCACTAAAAAATACAAACTCGATAGGCTCGTCTACTTTGAAATCTTTTCCGATCCGAAATCGGCGATTGAAAGAGAAAAGCAGATAAAGGCTGGGACGCGGCGAAGGAAGATAGAATTGGTGGAATTCGCTAACCCAACATGGCGGGATTTGTGGAATGAGGTCAGTGCAACAAAGTAGTTCCTCCGATTACGGAAGCGACTTCCGTGTATGCGGCTTCCAGCCGCTACCTCTAACTCATAATATTTTGCCGAAGCTACAGCTTCGACCCATGCCATCCCTGGTGGCTTGATCCCTCCGACCGGCCCTTCGGGTGTCGGCCACCTCCCTTAATAAAGGAGACAAGGCAATAGTCTGGTTCTATTATGATAGCAGAAGAAAGTTAATGGCCCCACTTATGAAGGGGGGTAGTCGAAGACCGGCGGGATCAGGAGTCTGAAGGATTTCTCCAAGCCTGATCGCAAACCATCAATCCTGACTAATCATCTCAGAAATTTTCTGCCCCGCAAACGAACTCTTGAAACAAGGCTTAGTTCCTTCAATATCGACTTCAATCGATCTGCCGAAGCTGTAGGCTTCGAGCCGAATGCATGCGCTACCAGCGCTACTTCGGCCAATGCCGCTTCCAGCGGCTATTTGTCCATCTTTTGACCAGCTTTTGACCATGATTCCTGACCGCATTCCTTTAATCCTGAGCGTATTGTCAGACTCAAACTGGACCGCGTTTTGTCAAACCTGACCTGGTTTTGTGTCAATAATTTTGCTAAAGGTAACACGAATAATCGCGATGAGTCATATTGACAAACGGCAATTAATGTGCTAAACTATTTACTAACATGAGATTAGATAAATTTACCCAAAGGGCGCAGGAAGCGCTGTCACTTGCCCAGGAGTCGCTGTCGCGATTCCAGCACACCGAGTTTGATACTCAACATCTTTTATATGGACTGCTTACGCAAGCAGAGGGCGTTGTCCCGCAGCTGTTTTCAGAAATGGGCATAGCCTCGGAGCATTTTATCGAGCGGCTTGAACGAGAGCTGGACAGGCTTCCAAAAGTGCTTGGGGCTGCGGGTGGTACCGAACAAGTATATCTCTCACCGCGACTTAAGCGTGTGCTGGACAGAGCTTCACAGGAGGCTTTGCGTCTGAAGGATGAATACATTGGTACCGAACATCTTTTTTTAGCACTTACTGAAGAAAGAGAAGGCTTATCGGCTAAGCTACTTTCCGACTTCGGCATAACTACCGAAAAAGTATACAAAGCCCTCCAGAAGATCAGGGGTAGTCAGCGAGTGGATTCCCCTGATGCTGAGAATCACTATCAGTCGCTGAAAAAATACACCCGTGATCTTACAGCGCTTGCGAAAGAAGGCAAGCTTGATCCGGTGATAGGCAGGGATGACGAAATAAGGCGCGTGATTGAGATTCTTTCGCGCCGTACAAAGAATAACCCTGCGCTTATCGGCGAACCAGGGGTTGGCAAAACAGCTATTGTGGAAGGTCTTGCACAAAAAATCGTCTCCGGCGACGTGCCTGAAGTTCTGCGAAACTCAAAGGTTCTTGCGCTTGATATGGGTCAGCTTGTTGCGGGAACAAAGTTCAGAGGTGAATTCGAAGAAAGACTCAAGGCTGTTCTTGCCGAATTGAAGCTTAACCGTGTAAACATCATTCTTTTTATAGACGAGATGCATACGATTGTCGGTGCAGGTGCAGCGGAAGGAGCGCTCGACGCTTCAAATCTTCTTAAGCCTGCTCTTTCCAGGGGCGAGATTCAGTGTGTTGGCGCCACTACCCTTAAGGAATATCGGGAGAATATAGAAAAAGACGGAGCTCTTGAGCGTCGTTTTCAACCTGTATATGTCGACGAACCGACAATAGAGGAGACCATAGAAATCCTCAAACGGCTCGCCGACCGGTACGAAGCTCATCACGGAGTTGCTATCTCCGAAGCGGCCCTTGAAGCGGCAGCGCGGCTTTCGGCACGATACATTACCGGTCGTCATCTTCCGGACAAGGCGATAGATTTGATAGATGAGACTGCCGCACATCTCAAACTCGAAAAGTTCTCGCTTCCTTCGGCAATTCGTGATAAGGAGCGCAGTCTTGCTGAGTTGACACGCGAGGGGCAGGAGGCTGTAAGAATTCAGGATTATGCTCGCGCTGCCAAGCTCAAGAAGGAGGCTGATAGGATACAGGAGGAATATATTCGGGAAAGAGACGCCTACTTCAAAGATAAGGGAATTGAGGATACACTTGAGGCGAAGCATATTGCAGAGACCATCTCTCGCTGGACAGGAATACCAGTAGCAAGCATGCTGGAGGGAGAAAGAGACAAGCTTTTAAATATGGAATCACGGATTCACGAACGCCTTATTAATCAAGATGAGGCAGTTAATCTGGTCTCCGACGCCGTAAGACGCGGAAGGTCAGGGCTAGCTGATCCCGATAAACCGACCGCTTCTTTTTTGTTCCTCGGGCCGACAGGAGTAGGTAAAACGGAGCTTGCCAGAAGTCTTGCGTGGTTTTTGTTTGACGACGAGGCAGCCCTTCTCAGAATTGATATGAGCGAGTATTCCGAGAAACACTCGGTCGCACGTTTCGTTGGGGCGCCTCCCGGGTACGTCGGCTACGAAGAAGGCGGGCAGTTGACTGAGGCCGTGCGTCGAAGGCCCTATCAGGTTATACTACTCGATGAGATAGAGAAGGCGCACCCCTCCGTATTCAATATCCTCCTTCAGCTCCTTGATGACGGTCGGCTTACCGACGGGCAAGGCCGGACTGTTGACTTCAAAAGCACGGTCGTAATAATGACCTCAAACATTGCGTCGCAAGAGATAATCGATTCAGGCGGGGCTCTAAGCAAGGAAGAACTTGATCATCATCTTTCCTCAAATTTCAGACCGGAATTTCTGAACAGGATAGACGAGGTCATTGTATTTAAACCTCTTTCTATTGAACACATGCGCCGGATAGTCGAACTCCAGCTTTCGCGGCTTTCTCAACGACTATTGGGACAAAATATAAGGATTGAGGTTGCAGATGAGGTTAAAGAACTTCTTTCAAGGGAAGGTTTCGATCCTCGTTTCGGGGCAAGGCCACTGAAGAGAGCGATTGAGAAACTGGTTGCAAATCCTCTTTCCAGGCTTATTATTAGTGAAACACAAGGCGCGGTTTACAAAATAGAATTGTCAGACGGAAAGCTTGTTTTTGAAAAAGAGGAGAAATGAAATTTCCTAAAGAGAAACTGATTCTCTTTTCGCTCCGAGCGGAGTTTGTTGACTTAGAAGGTGTATTGCATATCGCCAAGAGAGACAGAGCGTATAAGCGTTCCTTCTACATAACAATCGATTACCCGGATGCTTTCGATATTCTCCTGATACAGCGCGGAGAGCTTTCAAAAATCTTACGAACGGCAAACAACAGACCTACAGCAGAAGTCAGTCTTAAGGACGTTGAAGAGAAGATTAAACACACAGAGTCGTCCATAGTGAATATCGCATTTGTGGACGATCAGCT is part of the bacterium genome and harbors:
- a CDS encoding STAS/SEC14 domain-containing protein, encoding MKEIITFEPPDTLVIYLRVKPPAEDIKDMFVKWAEYIKPEQKCKVMVDASTLEDLLPKTREALRDGGAKFRISRLAVFGASTKMRVMGGLIIKMLPFVDHSTFVKTEEEAREWLAK
- a CDS encoding STAS domain-containing protein, with the translated sequence MSPGKKIEIQAERVERMIGVLAALTTGDYEVAFDVDEKAEDEFTQVEYSINFLIEQLAYERGENEQKQQALEEQLGLVKQQQLAILELSTPNIKVWDGVLVIPIIGTLDTRRSQRLTEELLTKLGTTQSRVAIIDITGVPTVDSAVANHILKTVSAVELLGAKCVITGIRPEVAQTIVHLGVDLSSVETLSNLAEGLKWTLAHLNLEIKNKSARDSR
- a CDS encoding STAS/SEC14 domain-containing protein translates to MIPKTWFDEENKVLRIRFFEQWTEDDIPEFFSLINRLLEGRKKRYVLVDLSDAAPQHYSKEFRRVFAENMGLLSFQKAAVLGANPALRIMAGVLLNIMKGIKIFEIRYFSNTFDALEWLKK
- a CDS encoding STAS/SEC14 domain-containing protein, which gives rise to MKHEVWFDKEHNVLREKFLGGFTEEDVPEYLSRMRAVYNKSGDQCRVIVDLSQASQPFYNKRTRELLIQGSAKQRYVEERVAMVNAKPDIRMLIKVLVAGMKHKGKDIEARFFDSEDEALNWLNNNNGH
- a CDS encoding GIY-YIG nuclease family protein, producing the protein MQYYVYIMTNNYRNVFYTGVTNNLIRRVYEHKEKLVEGFTKKYKLDRLVYFEIFSDPKSAIEREKQIKAGTRRRKIELVEFANPTWRDLWNEVSATK
- a CDS encoding AAA domain-containing protein yields the protein MRLDKFTQRAQEALSLAQESLSRFQHTEFDTQHLLYGLLTQAEGVVPQLFSEMGIASEHFIERLERELDRLPKVLGAAGGTEQVYLSPRLKRVLDRASQEALRLKDEYIGTEHLFLALTEEREGLSAKLLSDFGITTEKVYKALQKIRGSQRVDSPDAENHYQSLKKYTRDLTALAKEGKLDPVIGRDDEIRRVIEILSRRTKNNPALIGEPGVGKTAIVEGLAQKIVSGDVPEVLRNSKVLALDMGQLVAGTKFRGEFEERLKAVLAELKLNRVNIILFIDEMHTIVGAGAAEGALDASNLLKPALSRGEIQCVGATTLKEYRENIEKDGALERRFQPVYVDEPTIEETIEILKRLADRYEAHHGVAISEAALEAAARLSARYITGRHLPDKAIDLIDETAAHLKLEKFSLPSAIRDKERSLAELTREGQEAVRIQDYARAAKLKKEADRIQEEYIRERDAYFKDKGIEDTLEAKHIAETISRWTGIPVASMLEGERDKLLNMESRIHERLINQDEAVNLVSDAVRRGRSGLADPDKPTASFLFLGPTGVGKTELARSLAWFLFDDEAALLRIDMSEYSEKHSVARFVGAPPGYVGYEEGGQLTEAVRRRPYQVILLDEIEKAHPSVFNILLQLLDDGRLTDGQGRTVDFKSTVVIMTSNIASQEIIDSGGALSKEELDHHLSSNFRPEFLNRIDEVIVFKPLSIEHMRRIVELQLSRLSQRLLGQNIRIEVADEVKELLSREGFDPRFGARPLKRAIEKLVANPLSRLIISETQGAVYKIELSDGKLVFEKEEK